The genomic DNA AACATGGAAACAGCTTACAAAGTGTAAAAGGGTGATATGTTTCCTGTTTGGTTGCCTTTGTTCTTTGCttatttctgtctgtattttgtCCGTACTATTTGGTAAAATACAATAGATTAGACAGTTGCTTCctgaattacattttattttgaaattgttGATTTAGCCTTCATTAAGTGTGTCTAGATACGATAGAATCTGCAGAGCTAATCACTGGcagaacacatgttatgaaCTTTGAAAACTTGAATTCAGCCTGTTGGAGATGTTGCAGAAACACTGTGCGTCCATTAAAAGGCTagataaaagaagaaacaaacaaataaaccaatCTAACCTATTGATCATTGATGCATTGccatgaaaacatattttaaaaagtgacattAAATTCAAACACAGAGCCACAAAATCCCCAAACGTACATCCTACAAGATTAATGTGattaatgtgattaatttaATGTTAGTTTAAGGTACTGCAGGGCCACATACCAGTGATTACTCTGTTTCCGGCAGGCTTCCACATTAAACGGCTCATTAGTTTCATATGGATGAGATTAAATCATTCTACACCTTTTTACACAACAAACAATGCATTGCTTGGACAAAAAGTAGACCTGGTGTGAGCTGTTAGGGATTAATTAAACCCTAAACATACTGGAGATATGGTGCAAGAtaaaaagagaaggaaaggctgttttaatgctttttttccctccagctCTTATCGTCATTTTTTATAAGCTTTGGCGACATCCAGTGTTACAAATTAGCATTTtcccattttttgttttattttttaaaatcaccttTTCCTCCACACCAACAGGGGGCAGCGGTGAGTTCATGGGTCACCATGGAGATCATAGAGTTAGAGCAGCTAGAATGGAAAAGCGATTCACACAGCTAATACTATACTTTTATAATTTCACCCAACTAAATTAAGCAAAcatttatcacattaaaaagtTAACCAAGGATGTTGAATTTAGGAAAAATTGGTCCAAGTTTTTGTTTCCCTAATATTTGTGCCTGATTTGTGGCAAAAGCTAACAAGAATGTGTCCAAATTCGGAGGCTTGAAATTCcactttacctttttatataacTTATCTTGTAATATATTGAGTTAGTTAAAAGTTTAGGTTCTTACCGTTCTAACTGAACATCGTTTAGACCAGTTACTTTagctttgtcttttaaaaaagacaagataaaaagTTAGATGCTAACAGTCGTAAATCAACGTAACGGCTGACCAACTGACAACGTTGCTAACAACAACTTGGCTGTGAATGCAGCATTAGCTGCTACTTTAGCTTAGCTCAAAATAATATGATGGGAATGCTAACAGCGGTAccgtagattttacggtgagaAACAGCTAAACCAcgaccatatatatatatatatttatttatttttacagcatacattactccactgtaaaataaactgtaaaatacactggcaatatactgtaatatatacaagtcatcactgtaatttttgcatttattatttgtaaaaaatactttttctcactgttaagtgtactaaacaccatatctctaaaaaatatatactgtaatattaaatggtaaaagctttaatttatgcggcattcataaagtattttcttgtaaattatatggcagaacagcgtttcttttgatggattttttttatctatacggtaaaacatggaataaaatagcaatcttaacattctggcaaccacagctgccgttttttttttttaccataccAAAGTAAACCAGAGTCAGTGAGGAAGCTCAGATATTAAAATAGCTCGTTAGCTTGTTAgaaccatagacatatatacatgtatatatgacatgtatatatgtatatatgtctatggttagAACCGGTTCGCCACCTCTCTACTCGGTGTATTTCTATGCTAGGATCGTTCCTCTCTACTCGGTGTGTTTCTATGCTAGGATCGTTCCTCTCTACTAGGTGTATTTCTATGCTAGGATCGGTCCTCTCTACTCGGTGTGTTTCTATGCTAGGATCGGTCCTCTCTACTCGGTGTATTTCTATGCTAGGATCGTTCCTCTCTACTCGGTGTATTTCTATGCTAGGATCGTtcctctctactctgtgtaTTTCTATGCTAGGATCGTTCCTCTCTACTCGGTGTATTTCTATGCTAGGATCGTtcctctctactctgtgtaTTTCTATGCTCGGATCGGTCCTCTCTACTCGGTGTATTTCTATGCTCGGATCGGTCCTTTCTACTCGGTGTATTTCTATGCTAGGATCGTTCCTCTCTACTCGGTGTATTTCTATGCTCGGATCGTTCCTCTCTACTCGGTGTATTTCTATGCTAGGATCGGTCCTCTCTACTCGGTGTGTTTCTATGCTAGGATCGGTCCTCTCTACTCGGTGTGTTTCTATGCTAGCATCGGTCCTCTCTACTCGGTGTGTTTCTATGCTAGGATCGGTCCTCTCTACTCGGTGTGTTTCTATGCTAGGATCGGTCCTCTCTACTCGGTGTGTTTCTATGCTAGGATCGGTCCTCTCTACTCGGTGTGTTTCTATGCTCGGATCGGTCCTCTCTACTCGGTGTGTTTCTATGCTCGGATCGGTCCTCTCTACTCGGTGTGTTTCTATGCTAGGATCGGTCCTCTCTACTCGGTGTGTTTCTATGCTAGGATCGGTCCTCTCTACTCGGTGTGTTTCTATGCTAGGATCGTTCCTCTCTACTCGGTGTATTTCTATGCTAAGTCGGTCCTCTCTACTCGGTGTATTTCTATGCTGGGATCGGTCCTCTCTACTCGGTGTGTTTCTATGCTAGGATCGGTCCTCTCTACTCGGTGTGTTTCTATGCTAGGATCGGTCCTCTCTACTCGGTGTGTTTCTATGCTAGGATCGTTCCTCTCTACTCGGTGTGTTTCTATGCTAGGATCGTTCCTCTCTACTCGGTGTATTTCTATGCTAAGTCGGTCCTCTCTACTCGGTGTATTTCTATGCTAAGTCGGTCCTCTCTACTCGGTGTATTTCTATGCTAGGATCGGTCCTCTCTACTCGGTGTGTTTCTATGCTAGGGTCGGTCCTCTCTACTCGGTGTATTTCTATGCTAGGATCGGTCCTCTCTACTCGGTGTGTTTCTATGCTAGGATCGGTCCTCTCTACTCGGTGTATTTCTATGCTCGGATCGGTCCTCTCTACTCGGTGTGTTTCTATGCTAGGATCGGTCCTCTCTACTCGGTGTATTTCTATGCTAGGATCGGTCCTCTCTACTCGGTGTATTTCTATGCTAGGATCGGTCCTCTCTACTCGGTGTATTTCTATGCTCGGATCGGTCCTCTCTACTCGGTGTATTTCTATGCTGGGATCGTTCCTCTCTACTCGGTGTATTTCTATGCTAGGATCGGTCCTCTCTACTCGGTGTATTTCTATGCTAGGATCGGTCCTCTCTACTCGGTGTATTTCTATGCTAGGATCGGTCCTCTCTACTCGGTGTATTTCTATGCTAGGGTCGGTCCTCTCTACTCGGTGTATTTCTATGCTGGGATCGTTCCTCTCTACTCGGTGTATTTCTATGCTAGGATCGGTCCTCTCTACTCGGTGTGTTTCTATGCTCGGATCGGTCCTCTCTACTCGGTGTGTTTCTATGCTAGGATCGGTCCTCTCTACTCGGTGTATTTCTATGCTAGGATCGGTCCTCTCTACTCGGTGTGTTTCTATGCTAGGATCGGTCCTCTCTACTCGGTGTGTTTCTATGCTCGGATCGGTCCTCTCTACTCGGTGTGTTTCTATGCTAGGATCGGTCCTCTCTACTCGGTGTATTTCTATGCTAGGATCGGTCCTCTCTACTCGGTGTGTTTCTATGCTAGGATCGGTCCTCTCTACTCGGTGTGTTTCTATGCTAGGATCGGTCCTCTCTACTCGGTGTATTTCTATGCTAGGATCGGTCCTCTCTACTCGGTGTGTTTCTATGCTAGGATCGGTCCTCTCTACTCGGTGTATTTCTATGCTAGGATCGGTCCTCTCTACTCGGTGTATTTCTATGCTAGGGTCGGTCCTCTCTACTCGGTGTATTTCTATGCTAGGATCGGTCCTCTCTACTCGGTGTATTTCTATGCTAGGATCGGTCCTCTCTACTCGGTGTGTTTCTATGCTAGGATCGGTCCTCTCTACTCGGTGTATTTCTATGCTCGGCGCTGTGTTTGAGTCCTCGGGGGTCAGTTAGCTTCCTGCTAGCAGTTAGCTTCCTGCTAGCAGTTAGCTTGCTGCTAGCAGTTAGCTTGCTGCTAGCTCCGCGATGGAAGATGTTCCCGGTTCTTGCTCGTCCGTGTCTTCGGAGGAAACCGGGCCAGAAACCGGCGACAGCTCCCCGGCGGAGGACGGGCTAGTGGACGGGCTAGTGGACGCGTTCGGCGGCCTGGCGGCGCTCCCGGTGGAGGTTGTTGAGAGAAGACCCACGTGTTTACGGTGCCGGTGAGCTGAATTAAAGtgaagctaatgctagctagctagctaacacgTTTTTATAGAGTGGTTGGacccctctcttcctccccttcttctcctcctcatcctcaagTATCTGGCATGTTTTAATGAGGGAACAGATTAATGTCGTTTCAGAAAAACAGCTCAAGAccagcagaaacagagagatgGGGCTTTATACTGGGAATAACTGGAATAACTGGGCTCAGCTTCACGTGTGAACTTTCCTCCCTGTAGTCGCCCTCAGAAGGTGTGTCTCTGTCCCTTTCTCCCGCCGCGACCCCTGGAGGTGTCCACCTGTCTGTACGTGGTGCAGCACCCCGCAGAGGTGAGTCACTACCTGTCCACACTGGGACAATAATAGTTTATTattcctaaatcatctcctcatgatgatAAATCTCCTCCATCAGTGATCAGATCATGATTTTACCCTTTAACATCATCAGATCAGAACCCAGCAGagaaagaagagctagagggagattgtttagttatcagtttagtttatcagtgttttattgttgacactaatattggtaacacttcattttgaaggtgtctacataagagtgacatgagcgtgtcataaacatgacatgggatgtgtcatgaacattaatgacactttgcagtaacattaatgctcatgatacttgtcatgtcatgtttatgacaggcttgtgtcactcttatgtagaccccttcaaaataaagtgttaccatatcttgcttaagtcacaaaggcatgttcaaaacattgcctaagtcatttatttctcttaagttacataatttacacagtgttattactatgccaacagccatcctttgttacatcctttttgagtgaaatgatcaattaatgtcatatgttacacttttggtgaagttttttgtgtttgctgcaaaacttgaaataaTGAGTTagttgattattttaacagggtgatgatatTTAGTATCACATGTTCAACATCAGACTGTAGCTTTCAAGTGATTGGTTTATAATTCTTTAAATCTAGTTTCTCTAATGTAGTCAGGTGCACATCAGCCAAATAAAACTGGATATTAAAATGTCCCTTACCTGTTCCTGAGATATGATATTGTGCAAACGGAGCTATGTCACCTCTTATACGTAGCTATGATCCTTACAGTGAACCTGCTTATAGTTTTAGCAGTTGTTGATCAATCAATAAGGATCTTTAGTCTCATTTTAGTCTGAACATAAAATGGTGCAAattaaaataaggaataaaatatgaaatgacgGATAAATTAGACCTTGGTGTTGTAAATGTATGAACCATGAGAAGTAAAACAGTTTGTATATTGTTGCATTACATTGTGTATAATTTGGGATTTGCACCTTATTGATATTTGATATGTAAGATTTTATATTTGCAGTCTTTCCTATATTACAAACAATTCCCCTCAGGATAAACACAGATCTGTCATATATTATCTTTTATCTCCTCTTTCCTTTTCAAAGGGGACAAAACACGCATTCCTTGATGCATTCAGAAATATATCGACATGTTTACATTTATCAAATGTTTATCTATGATTTGTGAGCTGAAGTTCTGTAAATCAtttcaattgtttgtttttttcacctttattttgtCTGGTAAAACAATGACGAGTCTTCTTATTTAACTAAATGTAAATTCTCCTCGTCAGTGAGATATTCTGCACTGTGTGCTCCTTTTTAATATTAATCAGACAATCATGAGCCTGAtgatctattattattattatttaccttattaTACCTGGACTTGCCTCCAGGAGAGCAGAGTTCTCCGGACGGTTCCTCTCCTCGCTGCCTGTCTGCCTCCGGGGAAATGCACCGTGATCGTGGGACGCAGATTCAGCGAGGAGAAGTGAGACGGTTTCCTGTTTCTGCATCATTCATTGATTTATTGAATCattatctttatatatttagttcttgttcttCACCAGGTACCCGGAGCTGGCGGCGGTCTGTCGGGACAGCAGGACGCTGATTCTGTATCCGGGTCCTAAGTCCCAGAACCTGGAGGAGCTGGTTCAGAACCAGAACCTGGAGGAGCGGGTTCAGCAGCAGGACCTGGAGGAGCTGGTTCAGCACCAGAACCAGGACCTGGAGGAGCTGGTTCagcaccagaaccagaacctggAGGAGCGGGTTCAGCACCAGGACCTGGAGGAGCTGGTTCagcaccagaaccagaacctggAGGAGCGGGTTCAGCACCAGGACCTGGAGGAGCTGGTTCAGCACCAGAACCTGGAGGAGCGGGTTCAGCACCAGGACCTGGAGGAGCGGGTTCAGCACCAGAACCTGGAGGAGCTGGTTCAGCACCAGGACCTGGAGGAGCTGGTTCAGCACCAGGACCTGGAGGAGCGGGTTCagcaccagaaccagaacctggAGGAGCTGGTTCAGCAGCAGGACCTGGAGGAGCTGGTTCAGCACCAGAACCAGGACGTCAGACCAGCCAAACATAACGTGATCATCATAGACGGCACGTGGAGCCAGGCCAAGAACATGTTCCTCAAAAACAGCCTGTTCCACCTGCCCAAACAGGTACGTATGCATGATGTCACACTGAGACaggaagtaaaataaaacagaaaataaacatttctttaaGGCCAATTACATCCTTTTAGGTAAAGATTTATATGTTGAAATGATCTTTGTTTATCAGTTTAAATCTCTAAATCTTATAATAGATTATAATATCTTATAAATCTTATAAtagatgataataatataataataataatagaataggAAGGAGTGCCCTCTCCACCCACTGCTGCAGAAGCTGCTCCACCCACATTAAATGACTCATTTGAACTCAAAGCAAGAAATAAAAGTTTCTTAAATGTGGACAACTGAACTCTGTGGACTTTATCAACATTTCTTCTGTTCCCTCTTGTTTTTGAAgtaacattttgtcttttagcCAAATTAAATCCTAGACCAGCTGGTTTTAATGGACTGAGCTGTGTGCAGTTTGTCTTCAGTGGATTTATTGTTGCTTCTTCATCTGTTTCAGTTATAGAACATCTTGTAATCCTTCAGATTTCAGTCCTGGTTGAAGCACAGACATCTGATTACTGGTGTTCAGGAAAAAGGATGTTTGGGTTAACAAACCCTCATTAAACAGCTTTTTGTCTGAAATGCAGCAGAAGATCAGCTGATGTTTGTGTTGTACAGCACtgtgaaacatgttttaataaaggAATCAGCAGATACTATCAGATAGTTTAACACTCAGCCTCAGGAACAGTCAGAGCTGTTTACagactgtaactgtaactgtcaGTCCTGCTGCTCAGTTACTGCATGCTGGATTTACTATTTCACAATAAATGCGAGTTCATTGAACTTTCCCCAAAACTaatgattgtttttattattatcacaacAAAGACTTAATCCCTGACACCTCCAAAATACATttgagttaaataaataaataaataaaaagaccaaGCAATACGGCACTTCTGAGACTGATACTGATAAACACTTTTAGAGTGGAGAAATGTAATGATATGGCAGCCAATGCAGGAAGTTTGGAGCAGCATTGAGACCTTTTATATGACTCATAtccatatataatataatatataatatgtgatataactgtgtgtgtatgttgtttgAAACACTGCTGCTGTCTTTCCCAGGCCTCCCTTGGAAAATActgacctggttaaataaaggtttaatattaattttatttaaaacgcCACCTCATGTTTGgtgaaatgcttttaatgtgaagcagcagcagctgttggaaatgtttggtttgttttaacAGAAACTGAATACAGAgccaattatttaatttaaaacagtAAAGCTGTAACAATGAATCCATCACTTTTATAACTAAACTTCTATATCGGTAGGTCATAACTGAACCTAAATACATTCACGTCCAGATATCAAACTAGTAATAGTGTATTTGagatattattgattattgatcctgtgtgtgtgtgtccaggtgcaGCTGAACAGAAGTCTCTCCAGTCAGTACGTGATCAGGACTCAACCCTCCAACATCTGCCTCTCCACGCTGGAGTGTGCTGCTGTCGCCCTCTCCATCCTGGAGCGCAACGACCACATCCAGGAGGtcattacatacacatatacacacatatatatatacatacatactacatatatatagataataCTTCATACAGCTGGAATAAAGATTCATACAGCTGGAATAAAGATAATACTTCATACAGCTGGAATAAAGATAATACTTCATACAGCTGGTGATTCCacatgcagcagcagaagaagaacaacattaGAATGAATCTGGGATCATGTTTGTGACCCACTTGGTTCAGCTGCTAATCAATAACTGTGTCTGTTTGGAGGTAGACTGCTAGTGATCAATGGGGTGATCAGCTTCTTTAGCTGCCTGTGTTTCTGATCGGGGAGATTAAAGctgtaaacagtaaattaaattaataaaaggctattaaaaacaacaatctgCTGGAAGAGCTTTAGATGTTCCTGGAGCTGAGAGGACCAGCGCTGGtttcttgttaataataataataataataataataataatagcatcTTCAAAATTACAAATAGATTAGTATAATTTGAAGTTAGCCAAACTATACTGGATTCAC from Centropristis striata isolate RG_2023a ecotype Rhode Island chromosome 19, C.striata_1.0, whole genome shotgun sequence includes the following:
- the dtwd2 gene encoding tRNA-uridine aminocarboxypropyltransferase 2, which encodes MEDVPGSCSSVSSEETGPETGDSSPAEDGLVDGLVDAFGGLAALPVEVVERRPTCLRCRRPQKVCLCPFLPPRPLEVSTCLYVVQHPAEESRVLRTVPLLAACLPPGKCTVIVGRRFSEEKYPELAAVCRDSRTLILYPGPKSQNLEELVQNQNLEERVQQQDLEELVQHQNQDLEELVQHQNQNLEERVQHQDLEELVQHQNQNLEERVQHQDLEELVQHQNLEERVQHQDLEERVQHQNLEELVQHQDLEELVQHQDLEERVQHQNQNLEELVQQQDLEELVQHQNQDVRPAKHNVIIIDGTWSQAKNMFLKNSLFHLPKQVQLNRSLSSQYVIRTQPSNICLSTLECAAVALSILERNDHIQEVLLRPLKALCSFQLQHGAQIHHSKEHLLKNGMYDKPMPKNKRKIKRMEKLVTDHSVCPR